One Psychrosphaera aestuarii DNA window includes the following coding sequences:
- the hrcA gene encoding heat-inducible transcriptional repressor HrcA, with protein sequence MTKINKNQRTEAVLELVIESYLKLGIPISSKFIVAESEINASPATIRNVMMGLESDGLIFSPHTSAGRIPTTAGLRYYVNQLLSFASADNGVLQQLSASLEKTRTPPEMCNKAARMIADMTNLTGLVAMPKTNNIIIRQLELVRLADQRLLCVLIDQHDEVQNRVIDLPFVVTDELLQTTLHMLNSALAGFSLDEGQKRLAYFMKQSSEQVQALVKEALFGDSVELNEQVLFRAGETRLIHDEIANDTASLRKVLKSVSSINTLQPLFSACCSSPNIHVFIGDEIGIESLRNCSIVAKSFYKDNKVAGVMAVVGPKRMDYQSVILSVDLSTNILTSALNHQQ encoded by the coding sequence ATGACAAAAATAAATAAAAATCAAAGAACTGAAGCCGTATTAGAGCTTGTAATTGAAAGTTATCTAAAACTTGGGATTCCTATTTCGTCAAAATTCATCGTGGCAGAGTCTGAAATAAATGCAAGTCCGGCGACAATACGTAATGTAATGATGGGACTTGAAAGTGATGGACTCATTTTTTCGCCTCATACGAGTGCTGGGCGTATTCCTACTACTGCGGGGTTAAGATATTACGTTAATCAGTTATTAAGTTTTGCATCAGCAGATAATGGTGTTCTGCAGCAACTTAGTGCGAGCTTAGAAAAAACGCGTACCCCTCCAGAAATGTGTAACAAAGCCGCTAGAATGATCGCAGATATGACAAACCTTACAGGTCTAGTTGCGATGCCAAAGACCAACAACATCATAATTCGACAGCTTGAGTTAGTTCGCCTAGCAGATCAGCGCTTGTTATGTGTATTAATCGATCAACATGATGAAGTTCAAAACCGAGTCATAGACTTACCGTTTGTCGTAACCGATGAACTGCTTCAAACTACATTGCATATGTTGAACTCTGCATTAGCCGGTTTTTCATTAGATGAAGGGCAAAAAAGGCTAGCGTACTTTATGAAACAAAGTAGTGAGCAAGTACAAGCACTAGTTAAAGAGGCATTATTTGGTGACTCAGTGGAGTTGAATGAGCAAGTCTTATTTCGGGCTGGAGAAACTCGATTGATTCACGACGAAATTGCGAATGATACCGCCAGCTTACGAAAGGTTTTAAAAAGTGTGTCGAGCATAAATACACTGCAACCACTATTTTCTGCCTGCTGCTCAAGTCCTAATATTCACGTGTTTATAGGTGATGAAATTGGTATAGAATCGCTTCGTAACTGCTCAATTGTAGCGAAGTCATTTTACAAAGATAATAAAGTGGCGGGGGTAATGGCGGTTGTCGGTCCAAAACGAATGGATTATCAGTCAGTGATACTTTCCGTCGATTTGTCGACTAATATTCTAACATCAGCCTTGAATCATCAGCAGTAA
- the nadK gene encoding NAD(+) kinase, which yields MDKHFKTIGLIGKANHDATMQTVNELYQFLIGESLNVIVDEQISEYVTDRKIKSANLVELGQQCDLAIVVGGDGNMLGAARVLSRFDVAVIGVNRGNLGFLTDLDPENFEDTLKSVLKGHYKTEMRFLLDVSVHRHQTVKASNSAMNEVVLHADKIAHMIEFEAYINDSFVFHQRSDGLIVSTPTGSTAYSLSGGGPIVHPDLNAISLIPMFPHTLSSRPLVIDADSEVKIVVSNSNDAQLQISCDSHIMLSVMPGDEVIIKKHPLGLRLIHPVDHDYYDVLRKKLNWGRQNY from the coding sequence ATGGACAAACACTTTAAAACAATTGGTTTGATAGGCAAAGCAAATCATGACGCTACTATGCAAACCGTTAATGAACTCTATCAATTTTTAATTGGTGAATCATTAAACGTGATTGTCGATGAGCAAATTTCCGAATATGTAACGGATAGAAAAATTAAATCGGCAAATTTAGTCGAGCTAGGACAGCAATGTGATTTGGCTATCGTGGTAGGAGGTGACGGCAACATGCTTGGTGCAGCCAGAGTGTTAAGTCGTTTTGATGTTGCTGTTATTGGCGTTAATCGAGGCAATCTAGGCTTTCTTACCGACTTAGACCCCGAGAATTTTGAAGACACACTAAAATCTGTTTTAAAAGGTCACTATAAAACAGAAATGCGTTTTCTACTGGATGTGAGTGTTCACCGCCATCAAACAGTAAAAGCGAGTAATTCGGCCATGAACGAAGTGGTGCTGCATGCAGACAAGATCGCGCACATGATAGAGTTTGAAGCTTACATTAATGACAGTTTTGTTTTTCATCAACGTTCAGACGGGTTAATCGTGAGCACGCCAACTGGGTCTACGGCCTACTCATTGTCAGGAGGCGGTCCAATCGTGCACCCAGACCTCAACGCCATATCACTAATACCTATGTTCCCCCATACTTTAAGCAGTCGACCGTTAGTAATAGATGCTGATAGTGAAGTAAAAATTGTTGTTTCAAACTCTAACGACGCTCAACTTCAAATAAGTTGTGATAGTCATATCATGCTATCAGTCATGCCAGGTGATGAGGTAATTATTAAGAAACATCCCCTTGGACTAAGATTAATTCACCCTGTTGATCATGATTATTACGACGTGCTAAGAAAGAAGTTAAACTGGGGTCGGCAAAACTACTAA
- the recN gene encoding DNA repair protein RecN, with protein MLVSIAIKNFAIVRQLEVNWHSAMTTITGETGAGKSIAIDALAQALGERCDAGMVRSGADKAEVIASFDIENLHTAKAWLKENDLLSDSDCILRRVISKEGRSKAYINGTPVPASQLKSLGSQLVSIHGQHAHTLLTKADYQRKLLDEYGDSEILAQQVSDAYRLWQNKGQELKELQLQQEEFSAQKQLLDYQVNELIEAELIADEYIEIEKEHQRLHHGQSLLADSLSALDILYESENGNAYSALQNAMSILSRAANIDEQLNPTVELINTAIIQLEEGASELRGYSDNLDINPERLNEIEQRLSTLVDLARKHQVEPNQLPEHLEILTAELESLSSTDERLDALVLEIEHAKAQYYELATKLSAIRAKNAAKLTTQITKSMQSLNMSGAKFELRVRSDQQAMAKFGFDSVEFLVCANQGQSLQPLAKVASGGELSRISLAIQVIIAEKVTTPTLLFDEVDVGVSGPTATAVGRLMKALSKNTQVICVTHLPQVASFGQQQQFVNKFNVKNVTETQMSLLSENERIEELARLLGGDIISDTTRANAKELLAVAQAA; from the coding sequence ATGCTAGTTTCTATCGCTATTAAAAATTTCGCTATTGTCCGCCAATTAGAAGTGAATTGGCATAGTGCTATGACAACCATTACAGGTGAAACAGGTGCTGGTAAATCTATTGCTATAGACGCCTTAGCTCAAGCGTTGGGTGAGCGCTGCGATGCAGGCATGGTTCGCTCTGGTGCTGATAAAGCTGAAGTTATAGCTAGTTTTGACATTGAAAACCTTCATACTGCAAAAGCTTGGTTAAAAGAAAACGACTTATTAAGTGATAGCGACTGCATATTACGTCGTGTCATATCTAAAGAGGGTCGCTCAAAAGCTTATATAAATGGTACGCCAGTTCCGGCATCACAATTAAAGTCCTTGGGATCTCAACTGGTTAGCATTCACGGCCAGCATGCTCATACATTGTTAACCAAAGCCGATTATCAACGTAAGTTACTCGACGAGTATGGTGATTCTGAAATACTTGCTCAACAAGTTAGCGACGCTTATCGTTTATGGCAAAATAAGGGCCAAGAGTTAAAAGAATTACAACTCCAACAGGAAGAGTTTAGTGCACAGAAACAACTCCTCGACTATCAAGTAAATGAATTAATTGAAGCAGAGCTAATTGCTGATGAGTATATTGAGATTGAGAAAGAACATCAAAGACTGCACCATGGACAATCTTTACTTGCCGACAGCCTAAGCGCATTAGACATTCTATACGAAAGTGAAAACGGCAATGCCTATTCTGCATTGCAAAATGCAATGTCTATTTTAAGTCGTGCAGCCAACATTGACGAACAACTAAACCCCACAGTGGAGTTAATCAACACGGCAATTATACAGCTTGAAGAAGGTGCAAGTGAACTACGAGGTTATTCAGATAATTTAGATATCAACCCAGAGCGCTTAAATGAAATAGAACAACGCCTTTCAACGTTAGTTGATTTAGCTCGCAAACATCAAGTTGAACCGAACCAACTTCCTGAACATCTAGAGATATTAACTGCAGAGCTTGAAAGTTTATCATCAACAGATGAAAGACTTGACGCTTTAGTGCTAGAAATTGAACACGCAAAAGCACAATATTATGAATTAGCGACTAAGCTCAGTGCTATTAGAGCAAAAAATGCAGCGAAATTAACCACCCAAATAACAAAGAGCATGCAAAGTTTAAACATGTCTGGAGCTAAATTTGAGTTGCGAGTTCGAAGCGACCAGCAGGCTATGGCAAAGTTTGGGTTTGATAGTGTTGAGTTTTTAGTATGCGCAAACCAAGGTCAATCTCTACAACCACTAGCAAAAGTAGCATCAGGTGGTGAACTCAGTCGGATTAGTTTAGCGATCCAAGTTATTATTGCAGAAAAGGTAACAACGCCTACATTATTGTTTGATGAAGTTGACGTTGGTGTTTCTGGTCCAACAGCAACTGCAGTAGGAAGATTGATGAAAGCGCTAAGTAAAAATACGCAAGTAATTTGCGTTACTCACTTACCCCAAGTCGCAAGCTTTGGTCAGCAACAGCAGTTTGTAAACAAGTTTAATGTAAAAAACGTGACTGAAACACAAATGTCATTGTTATCTGAAAATGAACGAATTGAAGAGTTAGCTAGGCTGCTCGGTGGCGATATTATATCGGATACCACCCGAGCGAATGCCAAAGAGTTATTAGCGGTGGCACAAGCAGCTTGA
- a CDS encoding ATP-binding protein: MNPFIKGKVDKIAITSILLVIFLVCVVMYPFYQSQKQNYLKTAFVEEELSLERIEFKIAFAKEQLANAGSVIVDTLKLRAKVSYNDNSNDNHAVNQTLLLNPNAARVKHYSLLSSNMTKSLKSTSALPLHYVMTESSHFYPAIEMLTRSKIIESISLIADMGNYGFQAIHSKKEDISISLMEWLNINSDKISAKGKLSEVVFTPPLANRNALENYLLVAIPVTNKQPVYLVIELNQSELMLDIASETKYVLWQKNNGRVVSSNILIDTESSSNVQNYLLTRYVPEPWHELIFLSQQSDARYSTIDEQEYVLKIENIEHSNYFAFFFKRNEMFIDEVWRLSMTEGIKLMMFGGVGLTIIYLLIFYMFAKPISNFLNFIEQQNSLYGNQFVKKPKGWEPWFEKIALSYEDNRKLFNSLVIKNKQLDEKILQRTHELQLQTISKDRNLALNRAIINSMPDMIYYKNVDGSFVGCNKAFEKLCGVVESDLVTLTVEDIFSAETSEKLTNFDFQALKSKRLFSAKIWQKINTDDVYVNWLVAPITNADGEVLGTVGLGRDITEQEANFRQVEKARQDAEQANQAKSEFIANMSHEIRTPMNAVMGMLELLTSTDPSPLQRTYLGVAESSSRHLLQVINDILDFSKMNAGMLELNYDDVNLHDVLDVSFANSLSAAMEKGLILDIDLPIGFPVHYRADKIRLSQILTNLINNAVKFTNEGSVTFKGRVMTQKDNEVMLCFSISDTGIGIPTSRQRIVFDAFSQADTSITRQYGGTGLGLAIVFQLVEMMNGEVRLESEEGTGTSFHVILPLELSEAYENKPIKKRSWVIFATNPKLEGFLLDKLNGDQQTVVKLQDTDAGVEAAAGNTVLICQPALLELLPEDWRQAITEGKVEYQPIVFNLSNFTKSMLGSLPYRPILSMPFSTELLVSNEQVDNKLDEKTVLCEGRHILIVEDNTVNQQVTALILDSIGATYDIAENGLVGLRLVNSNRYDAALVDIQMPVMDGLTFAKKVRSQSRFESLPLIAMTAHTYPEDKQRSMRAGMSLHINKPIERSSLIEALKTFLEFDKTANPKEPSIPALVEQTNPAEVLDKENLLAQVGGNFGLMLKLLTLFKVSKLDELKMLQSNVLEFDSFTLFSKLHNYEGMLANIRASESVLVIQQLRAALKANDTDMITVATKNWEDSLQRLIKEINTIISQ, encoded by the coding sequence TTGAATCCTTTTATTAAAGGTAAAGTTGATAAAATTGCAATAACCAGCATTTTGCTGGTTATTTTCTTGGTATGTGTAGTCATGTACCCTTTTTATCAAAGCCAAAAACAAAACTATTTAAAAACTGCCTTTGTTGAAGAAGAGCTCAGTCTTGAACGAATTGAATTTAAAATAGCCTTCGCCAAAGAACAGCTTGCAAATGCCGGCTCGGTTATCGTAGACACTTTAAAACTACGAGCTAAGGTGAGTTATAACGACAATAGCAACGACAACCACGCTGTAAATCAAACATTACTACTTAATCCCAATGCGGCAAGGGTAAAACATTACTCACTATTGTCATCGAATATGACAAAGTCTTTAAAATCGACATCTGCGTTGCCACTGCATTACGTTATGACTGAATCCAGTCATTTTTATCCTGCAATAGAGATGTTAACTCGAAGTAAAATTATCGAATCAATCTCTCTCATCGCGGATATGGGGAATTATGGTTTTCAAGCAATTCATTCAAAGAAAGAAGATATATCCATTTCTCTAATGGAATGGCTAAATATAAATAGCGATAAAATTAGTGCTAAAGGTAAATTGAGTGAAGTGGTTTTTACTCCGCCTTTAGCAAATCGAAATGCACTGGAAAACTATTTATTAGTTGCCATTCCAGTTACCAACAAACAGCCCGTTTATCTAGTGATCGAATTAAATCAGTCAGAATTGATGCTTGATATTGCAAGCGAGACTAAATATGTACTGTGGCAAAAAAATAACGGCCGGGTCGTTAGCTCTAATATATTAATTGATACAGAGTCTTCTTCAAATGTACAAAACTATTTATTAACTCGTTATGTCCCAGAGCCTTGGCATGAACTTATTTTTTTGAGCCAACAAAGTGATGCTCGGTATTCAACAATCGATGAGCAAGAGTATGTTTTAAAAATAGAAAATATAGAACACTCAAATTATTTCGCATTCTTTTTTAAAAGAAATGAAATGTTTATTGATGAAGTTTGGCGACTATCAATGACCGAAGGCATCAAGTTAATGATGTTTGGCGGTGTTGGACTAACCATAATCTATTTGCTCATCTTTTATATGTTCGCCAAGCCAATATCTAACTTTTTAAATTTTATTGAACAGCAAAATAGCTTATACGGCAATCAGTTCGTGAAAAAGCCAAAAGGTTGGGAGCCGTGGTTCGAGAAAATAGCGTTGTCGTACGAAGATAATAGGAAACTGTTTAATTCGTTGGTTATAAAAAACAAACAGCTTGATGAGAAAATTTTACAACGTACGCATGAATTACAGTTGCAAACTATCTCCAAAGATCGAAACCTTGCTCTAAACCGCGCCATCATCAACTCTATGCCCGATATGATTTACTATAAAAATGTAGACGGTAGTTTTGTTGGTTGTAACAAAGCGTTTGAAAAGCTTTGTGGTGTCGTAGAGAGTGACTTGGTGACTTTAACAGTAGAAGATATTTTTAGTGCTGAGACGTCAGAAAAGTTAACTAATTTTGATTTTCAGGCATTAAAGTCGAAAAGGTTGTTCTCGGCAAAAATATGGCAAAAAATTAATACCGATGACGTTTATGTAAATTGGTTAGTTGCGCCAATCACAAATGCTGATGGTGAAGTGTTAGGCACTGTAGGTTTAGGTCGAGACATAACTGAACAAGAAGCAAACTTTAGACAAGTTGAAAAAGCTAGGCAAGACGCGGAACAGGCTAACCAAGCAAAAAGTGAATTTATTGCAAACATGAGTCATGAGATTCGAACACCTATGAACGCCGTAATGGGAATGCTTGAATTGTTAACGAGTACTGATCCTTCGCCACTTCAACGCACCTACTTAGGTGTTGCAGAGTCCTCATCAAGACATCTATTACAAGTTATAAACGATATACTAGATTTCTCTAAAATGAATGCGGGGATGCTCGAGCTAAACTACGATGACGTAAATTTACATGATGTATTAGACGTTTCATTCGCCAATAGCTTAAGTGCAGCGATGGAAAAAGGCTTAATTTTAGATATCGATCTGCCTATTGGATTTCCAGTGCATTACCGCGCAGATAAAATCCGCCTCAGCCAAATATTAACTAATTTAATTAACAATGCGGTTAAGTTTACAAACGAAGGGAGTGTAACCTTTAAAGGCCGTGTGATGACTCAAAAAGATAACGAGGTAATGTTATGTTTTAGTATTTCTGACACCGGCATAGGGATCCCTACCAGTAGACAGCGCATTGTATTTGATGCCTTTTCTCAAGCGGATACTTCAATAACACGACAATATGGTGGTACAGGACTTGGCTTAGCGATTGTATTTCAGCTGGTGGAGATGATGAATGGCGAAGTTAGATTAGAAAGTGAAGAGGGAACCGGTACAAGTTTTCACGTTATATTGCCGCTAGAGCTGTCGGAAGCATATGAGAATAAACCAATTAAAAAACGTTCTTGGGTTATATTTGCGACTAACCCAAAATTGGAAGGTTTTCTTCTAGATAAATTAAATGGCGATCAACAGACAGTCGTTAAATTACAAGATACAGACGCTGGTGTTGAAGCTGCAGCAGGCAATACAGTATTGATTTGCCAACCCGCATTGCTAGAGTTGCTTCCTGAAGATTGGCGTCAAGCAATCACGGAAGGTAAAGTGGAATACCAACCGATAGTATTTAACTTATCGAACTTCACAAAGTCCATGTTGGGTTCATTGCCTTACCGACCAATCTTATCTATGCCTTTTAGTACCGAACTATTAGTTAGTAACGAGCAAGTTGATAATAAGCTTGATGAGAAGACGGTGCTTTGTGAGGGTAGGCACATACTCATTGTTGAAGATAATACAGTTAATCAACAGGTTACGGCCTTAATTTTGGACTCAATTGGAGCAACCTACGATATTGCAGAAAACGGTTTAGTAGGACTAAGGTTGGTCAACAGTAATCGTTATGATGCCGCACTAGTTGATATTCAGATGCCAGTAATGGACGGATTAACTTTTGCAAAAAAGGTTAGGTCTCAAAGTCGATTTGAGTCATTGCCACTTATCGCTATGACTGCACATACTTACCCTGAGGACAAGCAACGCTCTATGAGGGCGGGGATGTCGTTACATATTAATAAGCCCATTGAGCGAAGTAGTTTAATTGAGGCATTAAAAACCTTCTTGGAGTTTGACAAAACAGCTAATCCTAAAGAGCCTTCTATACCAGCCCTAGTTGAGCAAACAAACCCAGCAGAAGTGTTAGATAAAGAAAACTTATTGGCACAGGTTGGAGGTAACTTTGGATTAATGTTGAAGTTATTAACTCTTTTCAAGGTGTCAAAGTTAGATGAATTAAAAATGCTTCAATCTAACGTTTTAGAGTTCGATTCTTTTACGCTATTTTCTAAGCTACACAACTATGAAGGAATGTTGGCTAATATTAGAGCCAGCGAGAGTGTCCTGGTTATTCAGCAGCTTAGAGCTGCTTTAAAAGCCAATGATACTGACATGATTACAGTTGCTACTAAAAATTGGGAAGACTCTTTACAACGGTTAATTAAGGAAATAAATACAATAATATCGCAATAA
- a CDS encoding recombinase family protein, which yields MKVGFARVSTHEQDLAAQLSKLTDFGCEKVFQGKQSGASVRNEEKLKELIDFIREGDEVIVTRLDRLGRSLKSILESIESIHNKGACLNIIDGSLNTKNDNPFSTAMINLCGVFAQLERDLIKARTAEGREEAKAKGKHMGRLPALSDKQAKELYKDKLNGDSISALAKKYSVSRPTVHRTIERIGTKKNKK from the coding sequence ATGAAAGTTGGTTTTGCACGAGTATCAACTCATGAACAAGATTTAGCAGCTCAACTGTCAAAGTTGACTGACTTTGGTTGTGAAAAGGTTTTTCAAGGAAAGCAGTCAGGTGCTTCAGTTAGAAATGAAGAAAAATTAAAAGAGCTAATAGATTTTATTAGAGAAGGTGACGAAGTTATTGTTACTCGCCTCGACCGTTTGGGACGGTCGTTAAAATCTATTCTTGAGTCTATTGAAAGCATCCATAATAAAGGTGCTTGTTTAAACATTATTGACGGTTCACTCAATACAAAGAATGATAATCCGTTTTCCACCGCTATGATTAACCTGTGTGGAGTATTCGCTCAACTTGAGCGAGATTTGATAAAAGCAAGAACAGCAGAAGGCCGTGAAGAAGCTAAGGCTAAAGGCAAACATATGGGAAGATTGCCAGCTTTATCTGACAAACAAGCGAAAGAATTATATAAAGACAAGTTAAATGGTGACTCGATTTCAGCTTTAGCTAAAAAATATTCTGTTAGTCGCCCTACGGTTCACCGCACCATTGAAAGAATAGGAACGAAGAAGAATAAAAAGTAA
- a CDS encoding cupredoxin domain-containing protein, with protein sequence MMIINLLGLMLIALIVWWFWLYKPNKTIVQNSEVLIEVKDGVYSPSSIQVSASQPVTLKFMRKDQSPCAETMLIPSLEISEQLKLNEITQITLSNLSPGEHEFHCQMQMYRGVLKVI encoded by the coding sequence ATGATGATAATTAACTTATTAGGCTTAATGTTAATCGCGCTGATCGTTTGGTGGTTTTGGCTGTACAAGCCTAACAAAACAATTGTGCAAAACAGTGAAGTGTTAATTGAAGTGAAAGATGGCGTGTATTCCCCATCTTCAATTCAGGTGTCTGCTAGCCAACCTGTCACCTTGAAGTTTATGCGCAAAGATCAATCCCCCTGCGCTGAAACAATGCTTATTCCATCATTGGAGATAAGCGAGCAGCTCAAATTAAATGAAATTACTCAAATTACCTTATCGAACTTATCACCGGGAGAGCATGAATTTCATTGTCAGATGCAAATGTATCGCGGTGTGTTAAAAGTAATTTAA
- a CDS encoding heavy metal translocating P-type ATPase, whose translation MEKVSHNQQLIIEGAGCASCVGKIEGALKATLGVVSAEMNFADRTVTVSGAAKTEELIKAVESVGYNAKPIDDSSATDALDEKEAADWAYYKKLMRDTFIALSLGVPLMIYSIVVGEMTVETNLERMSWLVVGILTFGVMYFSGKHFYVGAWKSFKNHSANMDTLIALGTGTAWVYSMVVVFAPEAVPLMARHVYFEATAMIIGLIDLGLALEIKARGKTSEAIKRLIGLQAKTATVVRDNKEVQIGIEQVLLNDIVKVKPGEKIPVDGVVLEGHTSIDESMLTGEPMPVEKAEEDEVVAGTLNKSGMILFKATRVGKDTALAQIINMVKRAQNSKPPIGRLADVISAYFVPVVMIISILSSLAWLNFGPDPAIVFAIVSATTVLIIACPCALGLATPMSVMVGVGKAAEAGVLIRNGEALQTASKITAMILDKTGTITEGAPKVTDIVLAKATDEKDVLQLAASLESGSEHPLAQAIVESALDQDIELLKIESFNAITGFGVEASCNNKALLFGNDKLMKLKGIDLTGFVEQAQSLAKEAKTPMYFAVNGELAAIIAVADPIKSDSISAIKRLQTNGIRVIMLTGDNKETAAAVAKKAGISEFFAEVLPEDKANKVNELQDNGETVGMTGDGINDAPALALADVGFAVGTGTDVAIESSDITLMRGSLHGLADAIAVSKATLRNIKQNLFGAFVYNVAGIPFAAGILYPFFGILLSPVIAGAAMAFSSLTVVSNANRLRLFKAK comes from the coding sequence TTGGAGAAAGTATCACATAACCAACAGCTCATCATTGAAGGAGCTGGGTGTGCTAGCTGTGTAGGCAAAATTGAAGGGGCGTTAAAGGCAACTCTTGGTGTAGTCAGTGCGGAAATGAATTTTGCTGATAGGACTGTAACAGTTTCTGGGGCAGCTAAGACAGAAGAATTGATCAAAGCTGTTGAGTCTGTGGGGTATAACGCGAAGCCAATTGATGATAGCTCAGCAACAGATGCGCTTGACGAGAAAGAGGCGGCGGATTGGGCATATTACAAAAAGCTAATGCGCGATACGTTTATTGCCCTTTCACTCGGCGTTCCTTTGATGATCTACAGCATTGTGGTTGGAGAAATGACGGTTGAAACAAACCTTGAACGCATGTCTTGGCTGGTTGTAGGCATTTTAACTTTTGGTGTTATGTATTTTTCAGGTAAGCATTTTTATGTTGGTGCTTGGAAAAGCTTTAAAAACCACTCCGCTAATATGGACACTCTAATAGCTTTAGGAACAGGTACAGCTTGGGTGTATTCGATGGTTGTCGTGTTTGCACCTGAAGCCGTTCCATTGATGGCACGGCATGTTTATTTTGAAGCTACCGCCATGATCATTGGCTTAATTGATTTAGGTCTAGCATTAGAAATAAAAGCCAGAGGCAAAACCTCTGAGGCCATTAAACGTCTTATCGGCTTGCAAGCCAAAACAGCAACCGTGGTTCGTGACAACAAAGAAGTTCAGATTGGTATCGAGCAGGTTTTACTTAACGATATTGTGAAGGTAAAACCGGGTGAAAAAATTCCCGTCGATGGTGTGGTATTGGAAGGGCACACCTCTATTGATGAGTCCATGCTTACGGGCGAACCTATGCCTGTTGAAAAAGCCGAAGAAGATGAAGTTGTTGCAGGAACGTTAAACAAGTCAGGCATGATTTTGTTTAAAGCGACACGCGTAGGCAAAGACACGGCGCTTGCGCAAATCATCAATATGGTGAAACGAGCGCAAAATTCAAAACCACCGATTGGCCGCTTGGCCGATGTTATTTCAGCGTATTTCGTTCCTGTTGTCATGATCATCTCTATATTAAGTTCGCTAGCATGGCTTAACTTTGGTCCTGATCCTGCTATTGTTTTTGCCATCGTATCAGCAACTACCGTACTCATTATTGCATGCCCGTGTGCTTTGGGCTTGGCAACGCCCATGTCTGTCATGGTCGGAGTAGGAAAAGCAGCAGAAGCCGGAGTGCTTATTCGAAACGGAGAAGCGTTACAAACCGCCTCTAAAATCACTGCCATGATTTTAGATAAAACGGGCACTATTACTGAAGGGGCACCTAAGGTAACCGATATTGTTTTAGCAAAAGCTACTGACGAAAAAGACGTACTACAGCTTGCAGCAAGTTTAGAAAGCGGCTCAGAGCATCCTTTAGCGCAAGCGATTGTTGAAAGTGCGTTAGATCAGGATATTGAGTTACTAAAAATTGAATCGTTTAACGCTATTACGGGTTTTGGTGTAGAAGCAAGCTGCAATAATAAAGCCCTGCTTTTCGGAAACGATAAACTAATGAAGTTAAAAGGTATTGACCTTACTGGCTTTGTTGAACAAGCGCAGTCTTTAGCAAAAGAAGCCAAAACACCTATGTATTTTGCTGTTAATGGCGAGCTGGCAGCAATTATTGCTGTTGCAGATCCTATTAAGTCAGACTCAATTTCCGCGATTAAACGGCTTCAGACCAATGGGATTCGCGTCATCATGTTAACGGGCGATAACAAGGAAACCGCCGCCGCTGTTGCCAAAAAAGCGGGTATTAGTGAGTTTTTTGCTGAAGTGCTGCCAGAAGACAAAGCCAACAAGGTTAATGAGCTACAAGACAACGGCGAAACTGTTGGTATGACAGGAGATGGCATTAACGATGCGCCTGCACTTGCATTAGCCGATGTTGGTTTCGCAGTAGGCACAGGGACTGATGTAGCAATCGAAAGTTCTGATATTACCCTGATGCGTGGCTCACTTCACGGCCTTGCTGATGCCATAGCGGTAAGCAAAGCCACTTTACGAAATATCAAACAAAACTTGTTTGGCGCGTTTGTCTATAACGTAGCTGGGATTCCTTTTGCTGCGGGGATTCTATATCCCTTCTTTGGCATTCTGCTTAGCCCTGTAATTGCAGGTGCTGCAATGGCGTTTTCGTCATTGACCGTAGTGTCAAATGCAAATCGACTTCGCTTGTTTAAAGCAAAATAG
- a CDS encoding MerR family transcriptional regulator: MKVTELAKSLGTTADTVRYYTRLGLLKPAKSVNGYKSYSNKEVSRLKFILSARNLGFSVADIKQILNESEDGKSACPLVRSLIKERLEETEKQFQAMLALRGKMSSALSQWEEMEDKAPTANMVCHLIENFEQIKKA; the protein is encoded by the coding sequence ATGAAAGTAACAGAGCTGGCAAAAAGCCTTGGAACGACTGCTGATACGGTGCGCTATTACACGCGATTGGGACTGTTAAAACCTGCTAAATCAGTGAACGGCTACAAGTCGTACTCGAATAAAGAGGTATCGAGACTTAAATTCATTTTAAGTGCCAGAAACCTTGGTTTTTCCGTTGCTGATATCAAGCAAATTCTTAATGAATCTGAAGATGGTAAAAGTGCGTGCCCATTAGTCAGAAGCCTGATCAAAGAGCGGCTTGAAGAAACAGAAAAACAGTTTCAAGCAATGTTGGCACTTCGAGGAAAAATGTCTTCAGCTCTTTCTCAATGGGAAGAAATGGAAGACAAAGCACCGACTGCAAACATGGTTTGTCATCTCATCGAAAACTTTGAACAAATTAAAAAGGCATAG